A section of the Rossellomorea marisflavi genome encodes:
- the metX gene encoding homoserine O-acetyltransferase MetX — protein sequence MSSDTTPYELNTVTLPSLVLENGETLRNVRLPYERTGNQSGPVILVCHALTGTHIVKGTSEDKGWWDGLIGAGSYIDTNRYNVIAFNVLGGCEGATGPASEDPETGKRYGSHFPVITIRDMVNAQYLALRELAINKVEAVVGGSLGGMQALEWGILHPRFMKKIFALAVTPALNDYGLAFNHIGITAIEQDPEFNGGDYPPGTRLKGLEVARMVGMVTYRTSELFDDRFQRQEKEGVYNVESYLDYQGVKLGRRFDPNSYLTLLKAMNSHDLQRGRDHDPADSFYPELIAISYEGDLVYPSASMEAFARSVPKGRHYFIPTKFGHDGFLVEFEKWGGLLSSHLEENKPLVSRVK from the coding sequence ATGAGTAGCGATACGACACCATATGAATTGAACACCGTCACCCTTCCGTCCCTTGTCCTTGAAAACGGAGAAACCCTCCGGAATGTCAGGTTGCCCTATGAACGTACCGGGAATCAATCAGGTCCCGTCATCCTTGTCTGCCATGCCCTCACCGGCACCCATATCGTGAAAGGGACGAGTGAAGATAAGGGATGGTGGGACGGCTTGATCGGTGCAGGCTCCTACATCGATACCAACCGCTACAACGTCATCGCCTTCAACGTCCTCGGAGGCTGCGAGGGGGCCACGGGTCCTGCATCAGAGGATCCCGAGACCGGCAAACGATACGGATCCCATTTCCCGGTCATCACGATACGGGATATGGTGAATGCCCAGTACCTGGCTCTCCGGGAGCTTGCTATCAACAAGGTGGAAGCCGTTGTCGGAGGATCTCTCGGGGGAATGCAGGCCCTGGAATGGGGGATCCTGCATCCACGCTTCATGAAAAAGATCTTCGCCCTCGCCGTCACGCCTGCACTGAACGATTACGGCCTCGCCTTTAATCATATCGGGATCACGGCCATCGAGCAGGATCCTGAATTCAACGGAGGAGACTATCCTCCCGGCACAAGACTGAAGGGGCTTGAAGTGGCGCGCATGGTGGGGATGGTCACCTACCGCACGTCGGAATTGTTCGATGATCGATTCCAACGGCAGGAGAAGGAAGGCGTCTATAACGTGGAGAGCTACCTGGACTATCAGGGTGTGAAGCTCGGGCGGCGTTTTGACCCCAACAGCTATCTGACCCTCTTGAAGGCGATGAACTCTCATGACCTCCAAAGGGGGCGCGATCACGATCCCGCTGACTCCTTTTATCCGGAGCTGATTGCCATCAGCTACGAAGGAGATCTCGTGTATCCATCCGCCTCCATGGAAGCATTCGCGCGCTCCGTGCCGAAGGGAAGGCATTATTTCATCCCGACGAAGTTCGGTCATGATGGATTCCTCGTTGAATTCGAGAAATGGGGAGGGCTCCTGTCTTCCCATCTTGAAGAAAACAAGCCCCTTGTTTCAAGGGTGAAATGA
- a CDS encoding O-acetylhomoserine aminocarboxypropyltransferase/cysteine synthase family protein encodes MTNSFDFDTLLLHGGQEADPTTGSRAVPIYQTTSYVFDSSEHAAKLFGLEEPGNIYTRIMNPTVDVLEKRLALLEGGIGALGVSSGMAAISLSILNIAGAGDEIVAATNLYGGTYNLFSTTLPKYGITVRFVDPTDPENFRSAINEKTKAVFAETIGNPSLHVLDIEAVAKVAHEHEIPLIIDNTFATPYVTRPIEWGADIVIHSATKWIGGHGTAIGGVVIDGGKFDWNNKKFPGFTEEDRSYNGLRYAQDVGAAAFITKLRVQLLRDLGACLSPQNAFLLLQGLETLHLRIERHTENARKIAEHLESHDGVAWVSYPGLASHPSHQLAKKYLENGAGSIVVFGIKGGRDSGRKVVDNISLWSHVANVGDAKSLIIHPASTTHQQLNDEEIRATGVTEDLVRLSVGLESAKDLISSLDEAIEKARETSNV; translated from the coding sequence ATGACGAATTCATTCGATTTTGACACACTTTTGCTTCACGGAGGACAGGAAGCAGATCCTACCACGGGATCACGCGCCGTGCCGATCTACCAAACTACTTCATATGTGTTTGACAGCAGTGAGCACGCTGCGAAGCTTTTCGGACTGGAAGAGCCGGGGAATATCTATACGCGGATCATGAACCCGACGGTGGACGTTCTGGAGAAACGTCTGGCTCTCCTTGAAGGCGGCATCGGGGCCCTCGGAGTATCATCGGGCATGGCGGCGATCTCCCTCTCAATCCTGAATATCGCAGGAGCCGGGGACGAAATCGTAGCAGCGACGAATCTGTACGGAGGCACCTACAATCTCTTCTCCACCACCCTGCCGAAATACGGCATCACCGTGCGCTTCGTCGACCCAACGGATCCGGAAAACTTCCGAAGCGCCATCAACGAGAAGACAAAGGCCGTATTCGCCGAAACGATTGGCAACCCTAGCCTTCATGTCCTTGATATCGAAGCGGTCGCCAAAGTGGCCCACGAACATGAAATCCCGCTTATCATCGATAACACCTTCGCCACACCGTATGTGACCAGGCCGATCGAGTGGGGGGCAGACATCGTCATCCATTCGGCCACCAAATGGATCGGTGGTCATGGTACAGCGATCGGAGGCGTCGTCATCGACGGAGGGAAATTCGATTGGAACAACAAGAAGTTCCCGGGATTCACTGAAGAGGACCGAAGCTACAACGGCCTTCGCTATGCGCAGGATGTCGGGGCGGCGGCGTTCATCACCAAGCTCAGGGTCCAACTGCTTCGTGACCTTGGCGCCTGCCTGAGTCCGCAGAACGCCTTCCTTCTCCTGCAGGGATTAGAGACGCTACACCTCCGCATCGAACGCCATACAGAGAATGCACGGAAAATCGCCGAGCATCTTGAATCCCATGATGGGGTTGCCTGGGTCTCCTATCCTGGGCTCGCTTCGCACCCGTCGCACCAACTGGCCAAGAAATACTTGGAGAACGGCGCGGGCTCCATCGTCGTCTTCGGGATCAAAGGTGGCCGGGATTCAGGACGCAAAGTGGTGGACAATATCTCGCTCTGGTCCCATGTGGCCAACGTGGGGGATGCGAAATCCCTGATCATCCACCCGGCTTCCACGACCCATCAGCAGCTGAACGACGAGGAGATCAGGGCAACGGGCGTGACGGAAGACCTTGTCAGGCTGTCGGTCGGCCTGGAATCAGCGAAGGATCTGATCTCTTCCCTGGATGAAGCCATCGAGAAGGCACGCGAAACGTCAAACGTGTGA
- a CDS encoding trans-sulfuration enzyme family protein: MNFTTKVVHSQLKGTEEIKSKTTPIYQTSAFSFSSLEELEGFYEGKSPYLYTRTGNPNPDELGGLVAALEGAPAGVAASSGLSAILVGILSVVQAGDHIIAAEDLYGGTFHMLKEELAGFGISTSFVDFTDRDAVEAAITDSTKLLYSETVTNPFMRVEDIPAMVELAKEHGLTTMIDNTFATPFLRKPFTEGIDIVAHSATKYIGGHSDVTAGVVTGRQDLVDKARAKIVNLGANLSPFEAWLTCRGAKTLALRMERQALNAELLAVELRRHEWVKRVYYPNNLSEKGHGAIVTIELEPSADMSTFFKSLGWIKIIPSLAGVETTVSYPLGTSHRSLPEEAQKKLGINTHVVRISLGIEDPEDIKSQMLSAISKCHEI, encoded by the coding sequence ATGAATTTCACCACCAAGGTCGTACATAGCCAGTTGAAAGGAACAGAGGAAATCAAAAGTAAAACTACACCAATCTATCAAACATCTGCTTTTTCCTTTTCATCCCTGGAGGAACTGGAAGGGTTCTATGAGGGGAAATCACCCTATCTATACACACGGACGGGGAATCCCAATCCTGATGAGCTGGGAGGTCTTGTAGCAGCCCTTGAAGGAGCACCGGCAGGAGTCGCCGCTTCATCGGGTTTATCCGCGATCCTCGTAGGGATCCTGTCTGTCGTCCAGGCAGGGGATCATATCATTGCTGCTGAAGATCTGTACGGCGGGACCTTCCATATGCTGAAGGAAGAGCTTGCGGGCTTCGGTATTTCCACTTCATTCGTGGACTTCACCGACCGGGATGCAGTGGAAGCAGCGATCACCGACTCGACAAAACTTCTCTATAGTGAAACGGTGACGAATCCCTTCATGAGGGTAGAGGATATTCCAGCCATGGTGGAGCTGGCGAAAGAACATGGTCTCACGACGATGATCGACAATACGTTTGCGACCCCGTTCCTCCGTAAGCCTTTCACTGAAGGCATTGATATCGTCGCCCATAGCGCAACGAAGTACATAGGCGGTCATAGTGATGTCACAGCAGGTGTTGTGACCGGAAGGCAGGATCTGGTGGATAAGGCAAGAGCGAAGATCGTCAACCTTGGGGCCAATCTGAGCCCGTTCGAGGCGTGGCTCACTTGCCGGGGAGCGAAGACCCTTGCCCTCCGTATGGAAAGGCAGGCCCTGAATGCCGAGCTCCTTGCCGTCGAACTCAGGAGGCACGAATGGGTCAAACGCGTCTACTATCCGAATAATCTATCTGAGAAAGGTCATGGAGCCATCGTCACCATCGAGCTTGAACCATCCGCCGATATGAGTACCTTCTTCAAGTCACTTGGCTGGATCAAGATCATCCCGTCCCTGGCCGGGGTTGAAACGACGGTTTCCTATCCTTTGGGGACATCTCACAGGTCCCTTCCGGAGGAAGCGCAGAAGAAGCTCGGGATCAATACGCATGTGGTCCGGATTTCACTTGGAATCGAGGACCCGGAAGACATTAAATCACAAATGCTTTCAGCGATCAGCAAGTGTCATGAGATTTAA
- a CDS encoding redoxin domain-containing protein: MNKRILSLGLIGVLVAIFLVNFVRHQQDQKEKDAAAQLASESMDLSDAETGLSKGDQPPDFTLTTLEGKEVRLSDYRGQKVILNFWATWCPPCKAEMPHMEEYYQKEPGAEILAVNLTSQERMEGAAQKFVDGYEITFPVLLDKDGAVGDAYSIITIPTTFMIDSEGIIQHKILGPMNQEMMKEMVEGMN, from the coding sequence ATGAACAAACGAATACTATCATTGGGACTCATCGGTGTCCTCGTCGCCATCTTCCTGGTGAATTTCGTCCGGCATCAGCAGGATCAGAAGGAAAAAGACGCAGCAGCCCAGCTTGCGAGTGAATCCATGGACTTATCCGATGCGGAGACGGGGCTTTCCAAAGGTGATCAGCCACCGGACTTCACCCTGACCACACTGGAAGGAAAAGAAGTGCGCCTCTCGGATTATAGGGGACAGAAGGTCATCTTGAATTTCTGGGCAACGTGGTGTCCACCCTGCAAGGCTGAGATGCCCCATATGGAGGAATATTATCAGAAAGAGCCCGGTGCAGAAATCCTTGCCGTGAACCTCACGTCCCAGGAGCGTATGGAAGGTGCGGCGCAAAAGTTTGTGGACGGATACGAGATCACGTTCCCGGTACTCCTTGATAAAGACGGAGCCGTCGGGGATGCCTACAGCATCATTACGATCCCGACCACGTTCATGATCGACTCGGAGGGAATCATCCAGCATAAAATCCTCGGTCCGATGAACCAGGAAATGATGAAAGAGATGGTAGAAGGAATGAATTGA
- a CDS encoding class I SAM-dependent methyltransferase, with protein MAAETNTITSEELLDLLELNERDHVADLGCGTGFLTIPIACIVSTDVHAVDLDRGALEELKRRAEELQVENILYEHMSFEYIRFSQNTLHKVITRFVLHELPNLVKVIQDLRDMLRDDGLWLIIETEALPQGNSLSSDDLVRKLQSAGYEVEKGYLRSTIYYLIARKAVRRSGL; from the coding sequence ATGGCTGCCGAAACAAATACAATCACATCTGAAGAGCTGCTGGATCTACTTGAGTTGAATGAAAGGGATCATGTGGCCGACCTCGGCTGCGGTACAGGCTTTCTGACGATTCCGATTGCGTGTATCGTAAGTACCGATGTGCATGCCGTCGACCTCGACCGGGGTGCCCTGGAAGAGCTGAAGCGGCGCGCGGAGGAACTGCAGGTAGAAAACATCCTTTATGAACATATGTCATTTGAATATATCCGTTTTTCACAGAACACGCTTCATAAGGTCATTACGAGATTTGTGCTCCATGAGTTGCCGAATCTTGTCAAAGTGATCCAGGATCTCAGGGATATGCTCAGGGATGACGGTCTTTGGCTGATCATTGAAACGGAAGCGCTCCCACAGGGGAACAGCCTTTCTTCCGATGATCTGGTGAGGAAGCTTCAGTCGGCGGGCTATGAAGTGGAGAAAGGGTATTTGAGATCGACCATTTACTATTTGATTGCCAGAAAGGCTGTGCGGAGATCCGGCCTATAA
- a CDS encoding type B 50S ribosomal protein L31, whose protein sequence is MKTNIHPEYREVLFMDTNSGFTFLTGSTKQSNETMEWEDGKTYPLLKVEISSDSHPFYTGREKFTDRDGRAERFMKKYNMK, encoded by the coding sequence ATGAAAACAAACATACATCCAGAATATCGAGAGGTCCTTTTCATGGATACAAACAGCGGATTCACCTTCCTGACAGGCTCAACAAAACAGTCGAATGAAACGATGGAGTGGGAAGACGGGAAAACCTATCCACTCTTGAAGGTCGAGATCAGCTCGGACAGTCACCCATTCTATACGGGCCGTGAAAAATTCACCGACAGGGATGGACGCGCAGAACGATTCATGAAAAAATACAATATGAAGTAA